Below is a window of Stygiolobus azoricus DNA.
GCAGTAGCTGCTCACTCTGCGTTTAGATATCTTAATGAAATGAAGAGGAAAAAATAAATGAGAAGAGATGAAATAACGAAAATAGGGATAGAGGTAGCTAAGTTCTTAAGAGAGAAAAAAGATTCATCTGACATTGCTAAAATTATAGCTACCCATGAAGACGACGTTACTAGAAAGATTGACAAAGAGAGCGAAGAATATATATTCGAGCTTATGAGAGAGACAGGTTATAGATTCAAATTTATTTCAGAGGAAGCAGGAACTGTAGAAGACTCAGGTTACGAATATAAAGCGATAATTGACCCCATTGATGGGAGTACTAATTTTGTTTCTGGTATTCCGTGGTCTTCAGTATCAATAGCTGTTTACAAAAGTGATGAAAATAACTTGTTACGATCAATTACCGGGGTTATTACAAATATATTCACAATGGACACTTTTTCTTACGATGAGAAGTACGCTTACGTTAATGATAAGGTAGTACAAACTATCAGAAAACCGGAAAAGACACTTATCTTAGCTTACTTTTCGAGGAGTAAATTCGAAACGGTAAAGGAGTTTTTAAGCAAAGTCAAGGACTATAAACTCAGAAGTTTAGGTAGTGCATCCCTCGATATGGTTCTTGTTTGTATGGGAAAAGCTACTATGTTCTTCGATATTAGAGGAAAACTGAGAAACGTAGATATTGCAGCTTCAAGTAACTTCTGTAATAGACTGGGGATAAATCCTCATGATAAAAAGTTAGAAAATATAAATTCAAGTTTGGAAAAAGTAAGTACGCTAAGTGAAGTCATTGTATCTCTTGATCAGAATTTGAGTTCTTATCTTTCCTCTGCTTTACAGAAGGCTTAACCATCTCTACCGCTTCTACTAAGTCTTCATAAGTGAGTTTTCTCTGGACGTTCCCTTTAATTATCTCCCTCAAAACTTTAAGTTTAGCTTCTCTAGCTACAGCTGCAAGATCAGCACCACTGAACCCCTCTGTAATCTCAGCTATCTTAGTACAGCTAACTTGTTCGCACTCCTCTTTTCCTATATACTTCTTTAGGATATCCTCCCTCTCTTCTCTATTTGGTAAAGGCATGAAAATTATTCTGTCAAACCTACCTGGTCTCTTTAAGGCTGGATCAATATCCTCAATCCTATTTGTTGTTCCTATAACTACTACCTCTTTAAGGCTTCTTATTCCATCCATTTCTGTCAATAACTGGTTCACTATCTTAGATAACTCAGCCTTCTGTCCCTCCCTTCTAGGAGCTATAGCATCTAACTCGTCAAGTAGTATGATTGACGGTTTGTTCTCCCTAGCCCTGTTGAAGACCTCTTTTACAGTACTAACTGCTCCTTCATAACCTTTATATAATATTTCTGCACCACTCAACATTATCAGTTTCACTTTCAACGTTCTAGCCAGGGCTTTAGCCATCATAGTTTTACCTACTCCCGGCGGTCCGTATAGTAGTATTCCCCTTATAGGGGGGATTTTCATCTGTTCCATTAAGTTAGAATACTTTAACTGAACTTCAAGTAAGTCGTAGAGCTCCTTTTTTACGTTAAAATATCCGCCTATATCATCTAAAGTGATCCTTTCGGAATATTCGTCTTCTACTATTTCAGGTCCTTTAAACTTCCTTTCATAATCCATGCGGAATTTCTCATAGTCATCAAGCATTTGTAACGTTACGCTTGGCTTATACCTCTTTATTACTTCTACGAAATCCTCCATTGTTATCTGCCTTTCCCGTCCGGTCTCAAGGCTCTCAATGGCAGCTTTTCTTGCTACCTCTTGACATACGTTTGCCAGATCGGCTCCGGTAAATCTCTCAGTCATCTCAGCAATCTTGTCTAAGTCTACATTTTCGGCTAGCGGTTTGCCCATACAGTGAATCTTCAAAATCTCTTTTCTAGATTTTTTATCCGGAACTCCTACATAGATAAGTTTGTCAAATCTCCCAGCCCTAAGTAGAGCCTTATCAAGAAGTTGAGGTACATTAGTAGAACCTACAATTATTACACCATCCTCACTATGAATCCCATCTATCTCAGATAACATTAAGGAAAGTAGTCTTGGTGTTACAGAATCACCAGTGTGGCTTTCCCTTTTTACTCCAATAGTATCTATTTCGTCAAAAAAGAGAATACATGGTGCGTTTTTCCTCGCATTTGCGAAAAGCTCCCTCAATCTAGCCTCACTTTCACCGTACCACTTGCTCATTATATCGCTAATATTAACGTAAATGAAGTTGATCTTAGCTTCATTAGCTAAAGCCCTCATCATTAAAGATTTACCACACCCAGGTGGACCGAACAAGAGAATACCCTTAGGGGGTCTCAAACCGTATCTTTTAGCCAGATCTTTATGTTTTAGGGGAAGTTCAATATATTCCTTAATCTCCTTTTTTACATCTTCATAACCGCCTATCATGTCCCACGTTATTTTCTCCACTGTATCATCCTTTTTCTTAGTACTTTTCTGCTGTAATTGTACTGCCTTATCTGAAAGCATAAACTTTTGAGTGTTCTTTTTAAATAACATATAAAGTAAAGTCATCATGACTGCAAGCACCCCTACCAATGATATAATAGTTTCTACATCTTGCGAAAAGACCATAATCAAACATCATTATGGAATTACAAATATTTAAGTCATAGTTAGGTTTTTCAAATCTCGAAGAATTTCCATGGCAGCGTTATATCCTGGTGCACCAGTAACACCACCGCCCGGATGAGTTCCGGAACCACATAAGTATAAGTTCCTTATAGGAGTTCTGTAATCCGAATAACCTAACAACGGCCTGAAAACATACAATTGATCAGGGGTCATGTCTAGGTGAAATATATTACCTCCCCACATCCCGAACCTCCTTTCGATATCCAAAGGAGTTAGGAACTCCATCTTCACGGGCTTGAAATTAGGAGCATACTCCCTTACTGTCTCAAGAACGATCTCTATCATTTTGTCCTTTAAGTCATCAAGCTTAGGGGAGTAGGGCAAGTATTGACCGAATATATTAAACACGAATTTTCCTTGCGGAGCTAACGTAGGGTCTACTGTAGATGGGATGTTGATAGAAAGCCATGGCTTCTTAGAATAACCGAAAAACTTAGAGTCTAAGTAAGCATTCTCTATATAGTCTATTGAAGGCATTATAAGGATTGAAGCCTTATGTTCGTCTGTTAGCGACTTACCTTTACCGAAATCCGGTAACTCTTCCAAGTAACCGTTAATTTTGAAAGACACACCAGTAGTTTTCAGTGCATTTACTCTCCTCAAAAAATCGTCTTCCAGATCCGAGTTTCTTGCAAGCTTAAGAAACGTAGTTTTAGGATCCGCATTTGACACCACTATCCTACTCTCCACGACTTTTCCGTTTTTCAGTTTCACACCAACTACCCTCTCCTTTCCGTCAGGGTCCTTTTTAGTGAGTATTTCATCTACTTCTGATGAAGTGAAGATCTCTACTCCAAGATCTCTCGCTGCACTAGCTACCGCCTTACTTACGGCCCCCATACCTCCCTCTACATACCCCCATGCACCTTTTATCCCGTTCACCTCACCTATGTTGTGGTGCAGAAACACATAAGCAGTACCGGGAGTCGAGGGAGAGGCATAAGTGCCGACAACTGCGTCCTCAATTAAAGCCGCTTTTACCTCTTCAGACTCAAAGAACTCGTCCAAAAACGACTTCCCGTCTTGGAAGAACATCCTAGCCAGACTTAAGGCTTTATCCTCGTCTATGCTCAGACTCTTAAATAACGAAAAGAGCTCTTCTACCTCAGAAAATTTAGGAGGACGGTTTAGCATGAAAAGGTCAGCAACGGAGGAGAAAGTATCCAGAAGTTGGACAAATTTCTCGTAGTTCTTCGCATCGTTTTTAGAATACTTCTCAATTTCCTTTATTGTCCTTCTTGTGTCCGTCCATATAGAAATCCCTTTACCGTTCCCAAAAGGTACGTAAATTCCCGGGTCTTTAAGGTAAACCTTAAGACCGTATTTCTCTAAATGCAGATCTTCAATTATTTTTCTCCTTAACAAACTTAAGACGTAGGAGCCTGTTGATACTCTAATTCCAGGCCATAACTCTTCAGTTGCAGCGGCCCCTCCGATTATTCCTCTTCTTTCGAATACCGCAACTTTTAGGCCTTCCTTTGCAAGATATGCAGCAGTAACAAGTCCATTATGTCCTCCTCCTATTATTATCGCGTCGTACATCTTATCCAGTACCCCGCCTTATTCTAAAAAAAGCCGCAATGGCTGCACCTGCAACTGATAAACCTATAGCGAGGTAAGCAAAAATTGTTATCATGTTCTGAATAGCTAACTCATCAGGGGGTATTGTAGTAGCCATGATCATATAACTTCATTAACTCAGATAAAACTTTACTGGTATGGAGTTAGTATACCCTGATTATTCTTCGAGAAGTATTTATAATCTAGCCTGTGGAATAGCTGAATTTCTCGGGGTAAATAGGCAATGCAAAGGCAATAAGATTGGTATAACCGGCAAAAGATTAGTCTTAGCGCTGATTGATGGAATGGGTTATAAGATGATGGAGAATGCGGGAATAAATGTAGACACTTATATAACTACGGTTTTCCCTTCAACTACAGCAACAGTCATAACAACACTATTTACGGCCCAACTACCTGGAGAGCACGGAATTTTAGGCTATACAACATATTCCAAGAAACTCGGTTCTGTGATTAACACGTTGAAGTATACTTACCCCTTAATAGACTCAAGGGACTCGATACAAGTTAAGTATTCTACACTATTCCCAGAGGCAAAGAGTTATTTAGCCGAGGTAACGGATAAGAACACAGTAGCGGTAATACCCAAGGGTTTAAACGATACTGAATTTACTAACATGACTCACGGTAAGGTGAAAGTGACAAAGACATATAGCACTTATTTTGACGCATTCTACGAACTCAGTAACGTTTTGAATGAGAATTATGATTTTGTGTACTTTTATATACCGGACGTCGACACATTGGCTCATAAGCACGGCCCTAACACTGAAGTGGTCAAGGAGGCGATGAGAGATATCTACGGAAGATTGACTAAACTAGCTGCGTTGAAAAGGGAATACGAATTCGTTATTGTCGCAGATCATGGTCATGTACAAACAAGAGAGCATGTAATTTTCAATAATGACACTGAATTGCTTAACATTTTAGATTTCCCCCCTTATGGCGACTCAAGAGCTATTTTCCTCCACAGTAAGTACGATCTGAAGACCTACCTTTACTCAAAGTATCCTTCATTAAAGGTATTCCCTAGGAGTGAATTTGAAAAGTTATTAGGTAAGGAAGGGTCTTACGCTGATTTCATAGCAGTCCCTGATGATGATAAGGCTTACGTTTATTTATTTAAACAACAACAAGATGAGTATACAAAGTTAATAGGCCATCATGGGGGACTAAGTGAGGACGAAATGAAAATACCTTTGGTGATGATGAATGGTTGAGTATTATATTCCTAAGTGGGAGGAAATAGAGGAAGGAATTTTAACAATATCAGAAAGAATGCTGAGTGATGATTTTGTCCCTGACGTAATTGTGGCTATTCTTACTGGAGGAGTAATCCCAGCCAAACTAATGTCGGATGTGCTGGGAATAAAGAGCATGAGATATATTGACGTCAAGTTCTATAAGGGAGTAAATAGTAGGGAAAATAAGCCTATAGTGAGAGCGGTATACGTAGATAATCTTGAGAACAAAAAAGTTCTCGTTATAGACGACGTGTCAGATACTGGGGAAACATTAGACTTTGTCGGGAACATCATAGCAATGTTTAACCCTTCTTTAGTAAGGACAGCAACAATATTTGTTAAGCCGTGGTCTAGAAAGTATCCGGACTATTACTACAAAGTAGTTGATAAATGGATCATCTTCCCTTGGGACAAGTGGGAGATAGTTAGAGAAAACACTGAAGCACCAGTTGATAAGAAAGAGAGGTTCTTAGAAATACTCAAAAAATTGAGGAAAAACAGTTAGAATACACTGGGTTCTCTGTATTCTCCCCAAACTTCTCTCAAGGTAGAACTTATCTCTCCTACTGTAGCTCCAACCTTTATTGCGTTCAGTATGTGTGGGAATAAGTTCTCCTTTTCCTTCTCAGCTGCTTTCCTAACAGCGTTTAATGAGTCCCTCCATTTGATTTCGTCTCTCTCACTTCTATACTTCTTCAGCCTCTCCATTATTCTATCCCTAATTTGGGGGTTTACCCTAAACACTTCAGTAGTACCTATCCAGTCGGGCTCGTAGAACATGTTTACTCCTACTTTCACCATGTCACCAGTCTCGATCATCTTTTGAATTCTGTAAGCACTGTTAGCGATTTCTGCTTGTGGATATCCTCTCTCAATAGCCTTCATCATACCTCCCATCTTCTCTATTTGATCAATTATCTTCCACGCCCTTTCCTCAATCTCATCAGTTAACCATTCAATGTAATAAGACCCAGCTAAAGGATCAATAGTATCAGTTGCACCGCTTTCATACGCAATTATCTGCTGTACTCTAATCGCGATTTTAGCAGCCTTCTCGCTTGGCAAAGCTAAAGCCTCGTCATAAGAGTTAACGTGGAGGCTCTGTGTACCTCCGAGAACAGCTGCTAGGGCTTGTAAGGTAGTCCTTATTATGTTGATCTCTGGCTGTTGCGCTGTGAGTTCAGCTCCTCCGGTTTGTGTGTGGAACCTTAACATCATAGAGTCTGGTTTCTTAGCATTGAACCACTCTTTCATTATCTTAGCCCACATCCTCCTAGCAGCCCTAAACTTTGCTACTTCCTCGAATATGTTAGTATAACCTGCGAAGAAAAATGACAACTTGGGAGCGAAATCATCTACCGGAATACCCCTTTCGGCTGTTTTTCTCACATATTCAATACCATCAGCTAACGTAAATGCTACCTCAAGAACAGCGTCAGCCCCTGCTTCTCTTATGTGATAACCGCTAATGCTTATAGGGTACCACTTAGGTATGTTCTTTGCTGAGTA
It encodes the following:
- a CDS encoding inositol monophosphatase family protein; this translates as MRRDEITKIGIEVAKFLREKKDSSDIAKIIATHEDDVTRKIDKESEEYIFELMRETGYRFKFISEEAGTVEDSGYEYKAIIDPIDGSTNFVSGIPWSSVSIAVYKSDENNLLRSITGVITNIFTMDTFSYDEKYAYVNDKVVQTIRKPEKTLILAYFSRSKFETVKEFLSKVKDYKLRSLGSASLDMVLVCMGKATMFFDIRGKLRNVDIAASSNFCNRLGINPHDKKLENINSSLEKVSTLSEVIVSLDQNLSSYLSSALQKA
- a CDS encoding AAA family ATPase, with product MVFSQDVETIISLVGVLAVMMTLLYMLFKKNTQKFMLSDKAVQLQQKSTKKKDDTVEKITWDMIGGYEDVKKEIKEYIELPLKHKDLAKRYGLRPPKGILLFGPPGCGKSLMMRALANEAKINFIYVNISDIMSKWYGESEARLRELFANARKNAPCILFFDEIDTIGVKRESHTGDSVTPRLLSLMLSEIDGIHSEDGVIIVGSTNVPQLLDKALLRAGRFDKLIYVGVPDKKSRKEILKIHCMGKPLAENVDLDKIAEMTERFTGADLANVCQEVARKAAIESLETGRERQITMEDFVEVIKRYKPSVTLQMLDDYEKFRMDYERKFKGPEIVEDEYSERITLDDIGGYFNVKKELYDLLEVQLKYSNLMEQMKIPPIRGILLYGPPGVGKTMMAKALARTLKVKLIMLSGAEILYKGYEGAVSTVKEVFNRARENKPSIILLDELDAIAPRREGQKAELSKIVNQLLTEMDGIRSLKEVVVIGTTNRIEDIDPALKRPGRFDRIIFMPLPNREEREDILKKYIGKEECEQVSCTKIAEITEGFSGADLAAVAREAKLKVLREIIKGNVQRKLTYEDLVEAVEMVKPSVKQRKDKNSNSDQEIQ
- a CDS encoding phytoene desaturase family protein; the encoded protein is MYDAIIIGGGHNGLVTAAYLAKEGLKVAVFERRGIIGGAAATEELWPGIRVSTGSYVLSLLRRKIIEDLHLEKYGLKVYLKDPGIYVPFGNGKGISIWTDTRRTIKEIEKYSKNDAKNYEKFVQLLDTFSSVADLFMLNRPPKFSEVEELFSLFKSLSIDEDKALSLARMFFQDGKSFLDEFFESEEVKAALIEDAVVGTYASPSTPGTAYVFLHHNIGEVNGIKGAWGYVEGGMGAVSKAVASAARDLGVEIFTSSEVDEILTKKDPDGKERVVGVKLKNGKVVESRIVVSNADPKTTFLKLARNSDLEDDFLRRVNALKTTGVSFKINGYLEELPDFGKGKSLTDEHKASILIMPSIDYIENAYLDSKFFGYSKKPWLSINIPSTVDPTLAPQGKFVFNIFGQYLPYSPKLDDLKDKMIEIVLETVREYAPNFKPVKMEFLTPLDIERRFGMWGGNIFHLDMTPDQLYVFRPLLGYSDYRTPIRNLYLCGSGTHPGGGVTGAPGYNAAMEILRDLKNLTMT
- a CDS encoding alkaline phosphatase family protein, whose amino-acid sequence is MELVYPDYSSRSIYNLACGIAEFLGVNRQCKGNKIGITGKRLVLALIDGMGYKMMENAGINVDTYITTVFPSTTATVITTLFTAQLPGEHGILGYTTYSKKLGSVINTLKYTYPLIDSRDSIQVKYSTLFPEAKSYLAEVTDKNTVAVIPKGLNDTEFTNMTHGKVKVTKTYSTYFDAFYELSNVLNENYDFVYFYIPDVDTLAHKHGPNTEVVKEAMRDIYGRLTKLAALKREYEFVIVADHGHVQTREHVIFNNDTELLNILDFPPYGDSRAIFLHSKYDLKTYLYSKYPSLKVFPRSEFEKLLGKEGSYADFIAVPDDDKAYVYLFKQQQDEYTKLIGHHGGLSEDEMKIPLVMMNG
- a CDS encoding phosphoribosyltransferase; this encodes MVEYYIPKWEEIEEGILTISERMLSDDFVPDVIVAILTGGVIPAKLMSDVLGIKSMRYIDVKFYKGVNSRENKPIVRAVYVDNLENKKVLVIDDVSDTGETLDFVGNIIAMFNPSLVRTATIFVKPWSRKYPDYYYKVVDKWIIFPWDKWEIVRENTEAPVDKKERFLEILKKLRKNS
- a CDS encoding acyl-CoA mutase large subunit family protein; the encoded protein is MDTDEKIKESLQKWEERVLNPWLAKRPERKKAFTTPSGIEVRRLYTPLDLKGTYGEKIGFPGDYPFTRGIYPTMYRGRLWTIRQYAGFGSAEDTNARFRKLLQAGQTGLSMAFDLPTQLGLDPDHVLAFTEVGGVGVSMFHWKEMDLVMSGIPMDKVTTSMTINATAIELLSMYVATAESRGISMNVLDGTVQNDILKEYIARKNFIYPPEPSLRYAIDLIEYSAKNIPKWYPISISGYHIREAGADAVLEVAFTLADGIEYVRKTAERGIPVDDFAPKLSFFFAGYTNIFEEVAKFRAARRMWAKIMKEWFNAKKPDSMMLRFHTQTGGAELTAQQPEINIIRTTLQALAAVLGGTQSLHVNSYDEALALPSEKAAKIAIRVQQIIAYESGATDTIDPLAGSYYIEWLTDEIEERAWKIIDQIEKMGGMMKAIERGYPQAEIANSAYRIQKMIETGDMVKVGVNMFYEPDWIGTTEVFRVNPQIRDRIMERLKKYRSERDEIKWRDSLNAVRKAAEKEKENLFPHILNAIKVGATVGEISSTLREVWGEYREPSVF